GCTGGCCaatgtattttataataaaccGATCGAAAATGTACAACTTATTGCCTGAATTAAAGTGAGTGACTTAAAGTTTCttaaatatgtacaagtacttATCTTTTAATATTGGTTATTTTGAATTCAGATGCTTTACATGTTGTTGCCGTCCCCAAACTGAAACACCATCTGTTATAGAAGAtaactgttgtttttgtaattatgcCGCCCTCAAGAAAACTCTTCAAGTTGGTGATGTAGAAATAATTTACGCCACGTATCATGTTGATGTCGGAGAGACCCCATTCTTTGTGGCTGTAGATTACACGCAGAAGAAAATTGTGGTCAGCATACGTGGTACTTTAAGTATGAAGGATATACTCACCGATTTAAACGCCGATGGGGAGGTATTGCCGCTCTCTCCACCGCGCGATGACTGGCTTGGCCACAAAGGCATGGTGCAGGCAGctatttacattaaaaataaattagaggAAGAAGGACTGATCGAGCGTGCGCTAAGTCATAATCGTGATAGGGAAACAAGTTCATTTGGACTAGTCTTAGTAGGTCATTCTCTGGGTGCAGGAACTGCAGCTATTTTAGCCATATTAATGAAGGCTGACTATCCGTCATTGCAGTGTTTCAGCTACTCACCACCAGGCGGTCTGCTAAGGTAATGAACTAAGTCAAATCATACATGTCACTTTCATAAGTATCAtttgaagtaaaattattttatgttcaaaaatatcatttaaaataaaattattattacatattcTACAGCATGCCAGCGGTAGAATATACCAAATCGTTTATCACATCCATTGTTTTGGGGAAAGATGTCGTACCTCGCATTGGATTACACCAAATGGAAGCTTTGCGTGCGGACTTAATTAATGCAATCCAGAGGAGTGTTGATCCCAAAGTAAGTTAATCAAGGTCAATTGTTTAACCAATTTTCATATGTAAACATAATTTGTAAACCAGTGGAAAACAATATCATGTTCAGTCATTTGCTGTGGATGTGGACCTGAGCCAACATCAGTTGTTGAGATGTCCGGCAAAGACACTCATATTAATCAATATCAAGAAGTATGTTAAACTCACTatatatgtttttcttaaaagacattaaaaaatatatatatgttttaaaatatcgCATTTTATGAAATTCCAGCAAAGAGACTCAGCACGTTCCACAAGTGCACATCCTACAGATAGTTCCATTGCCTTGACATTACATCAGGTAAACACATGTAAAACAAAAGAACCGATCGTGCTTAATTAATCGAGGGGTATTGAATTAATATCCCATGgtgtaaataaataacattaaaaaatatatttcaattaagcACGATTGACTAATAATATACACTCACATCAAATGTATATCTCATTCTttgtataaatttcaataatttgtaGCCACTATACCCTCCTGGGCGAATAATTCACATAGTACGTCATCATCCTAAACCAGAAGAGTAAgtctatattatttatttatcacaaatctattaaaaaatatttacacacaaagATAAAAAGTATGGTTTAAAAATGATTGAATTACAATTTCTAACTAATGAATTTAGCATcctataaaatttgaatttcaacAACCCGATTATTTCATACATTGAAAATCACTAATCAtatcaatttaatgcaaaatcaATGGATTTCTCTAgactttatatgtatgtatgtcagaaTGTCggacaaaatatttcaaacatagTCAAATATTAAGAATAGGAGTTTTGTTACTGTTTACATATCTTTATAATACTATTTTCAATGACGgggtttcaataaaatttattaatatttcaggCAAAAGTACGACAGCGGTTGGAGGTAGGCATTTCTATATCGAAATCTAGctctatgtatatacaaacattaaaCTTTTACAGTATGAATGcatgtaaaaaatgtttggcatgatcttcatatacatatagcCAAAATATGCACAGTATAAATAAATGTGATAAATCCTAGATCAAATTACGTACAATTATAAGTAAAGGTTAGATTTGTttctaattaatatttaatttttacgagGTTGATTTCGCccaatattttgtttacttaataCTTTACGATTTGCATGGTTTTTCAGTATGTTAGGGACCCAATTGTGAGATTAAATCGTTAGGTATAATTCGGTTTCACATATCTATTTGTGcatgcatataatataaaattaagtaaaataaattagatCAATACATCATATTTTCATTTGAGTTTATTATCTTTTATGATTGCAGAAGTGTTCTAAAGAGCCATGAACCAGTCTATCAGGCGATTTGGGCCGATACATACGATTTCGACGAAGTGCTCATCTCACCCGTTATGTTGCAGGATCACATGCCCGATAAAGTGCTTGCGGCGCTAAAAAAGGTAATTGCCGGCGCTACCGATGGTAGCAATTCATCATTAATCAGTACTGAGTCTTAGACatcacaattatttttttagtttttcttttaaagcAGCTCAAAGCTTGCCTATGTTTGTTTATAGCCAGACTGTTTATTTGACCTATTGTTATTTActttcaaaaatgtatatgcaCTTAAGACTTTCAttcaattacaatatattaagagcagaatagtatatttataagtatatatgtattgtccATATATTATTTGACTTCTTCATTTTGAAGCTTTAACTGAAATTAAAGACTAATACGATAATAGAAGTACGATAATTTTAATTGACCAAAATTTGTCATTTTTAcgcaatttgttttttaaattatttattaaattatggattttattaaattttattattcaccTAATTAGTTTCATAATAAAGTTGCACACAAATGTgtcttgtttatttatttgtgcctgtattgtatttttctttCCCATTAAACTGTATGGCCACACAAGTTATATAACCATGCGTACGTACATAGTTACTTTCGGTATATTATAGTTGGTGCTCATCATCGTATTTGCA
The sequence above is drawn from the Bactrocera oleae isolate idBacOlea1 chromosome 5, idBacOlea1, whole genome shotgun sequence genome and encodes:
- the inaE gene encoding diacylglycerol lipase-alpha isoform X4 — protein: MPGLVVFRRRWSVGSDDLVVPGAFLLTTHLICFVIVLISLLILDYDLAILNVKLLFYLQICYLAILLGSVCVEAGICIISMRGSILDSAARTTINFWIYLKSMVIFFDITWLVLSTMWLTNCYFDAPIDEAKKFFMAIVVCNWALVFITLITIWCTFDAAGRSWVKMKKYQRSMRETESRFNYKRSGSMNRNWRQRKVMRAYQDSWDHRCRLLFCCMGGTDRNRNSFTDIARLLSDFFRELDVVPSDVVAGLVLLRKFQKLEREAVVRQRKNGTYEFLSGVPITDRTQFLALNDTKNYDFFQTVIHYMYFAQGAYGWPMYFIINRSKMYNLLPELKCFTCCCRPQTETPSVIEDNCCFCNYAALKKTLQVGDVEIIYATYHVDVGETPFFVAVDYTQKKIVVSIRGTLSMKDILTDLNADGEVLPLSPPRDDWLGHKGMVQAAIYIKNKLEEEGLIERALSHNRDRETSSFGLVLVGHSLGAGTAAILAILMKADYPSLQCFSYSPPGGLLSMPAVEYTKSFITSIVLGKDVVPRIGLHQMEALRADLINAIQRSVDPKWKTISCSVICCGCGPEPTSVVEMSGKDTHINQYQEQRDSARSTSAHPTDSSIALTLHQPLYPPGRIIHIVRHHPKPEEQKYDSGWRSVLKSHEPVYQAIWADTYDFDEVLISPVMLQDHMPDKVLAALKKVIAGATDGSNSSLISTES
- the inaE gene encoding diacylglycerol lipase-alpha isoform X5, yielding MPGLVVFRRRWSVGSDDLVVPGAFLLTTHLICFVIVLISLLILDYDLAILNVKLLFYLQICYLAILLGSVCVEAGICIISMRGSILDSAARTTINFWIYLKSMVIFFDITWLVLSTMWLTNCYFDAPIDEAKKFFMAIVVCNWALVFITLITIWCTFDAAGRSWVKMKKYQRSMRETESRFNYKRSGSMNRNWRQRKVMRAYQDSWDHRCRLLFCCMGGTDRNRNSFTDIARLLSDFFRELDVVPSDVVAGLVLLRKFQKLEREAVVRQRKNGTYEFLSGVPITDRTQFLALNDTKNYDFFQTVIHYMYFAQGAYGWPMYFIINRSKMYNLLPELKCFTCCCRPQTETPSVIEDNCCFCNYAALKKTLQVGDVEIIYATYHVDVGETPFFVAVDYTQKKIVVSIRGTLSMKDILTDLNADGEVLPLSPPRDDWLGHKGMVQAAIYIKNKLEEEGLIERALSHNRDRETSSFGLVLVGHSLGAGTAAILAILMKADYPSLQCFSYSPPGGLLSMPAVEYTKSFITSIVLGKDVVPRIGLHQMEALRADLINAIQRSVDPKWKTISCSVICCGCGPEPTSVVEMSGKDTHINQYQEQRDSARSTSAHPTDSSIALTLHQPLYPPGRIIHIVRHHPKPEESVLKSHEPVYQAIWADTYDFDEVLISPVMLQDHMPDKVLAALKKVIAGATDGSNSSLISTES